In the Dioscorea cayenensis subsp. rotundata cultivar TDr96_F1 unplaced genomic scaffold, TDr96_F1_v2_PseudoChromosome.rev07_lg8_w22 25.fasta BLBR01002084.1, whole genome shotgun sequence genome, AACATCACACATCCATTCTTACAGGTGATgcatatgtacaagaaattcttcaaggtcatgaggaacgttgcaaaagagaatttcgtatggagccttatatatttcaagcactgGTTGATCGTCTAAGAGAAAAATCCCTCCTCTGCAACTCAAAAGCGGACAACGATCGAGGAGCAACTAGCAATGTTCATGTATACTCTAGCTCATAATGCTAGTAACCGTGATGTGCAAgagcgatttcaacattctgcgAAACGGTTAGTCGATATTTTTAGTAAAAGTACTTAAAAGTCATTACTCGACTTGCTCGTGAATATATAGAACCTCCATCAACACTGACATCACCGGTTATTCAGAATACCCGaaaatttttcccatatttcaaggtaggCAAATCTATATATTATGAAGTTTATTGTGAACTTTTTTCCGtctttataaatgtttatatgtttgtttattttttaggattgtgttggtgctattgatggaacacatattccaaTCACGATTTCTTTGGATAAGCAAGATCCTTACAGAAACAGGAAGCAAACGTTATCACAGAATGTTATGGTTGCATGTGATTTTGATCTTCGTTTTGTATATGTACgagctggttgggaaggttctgctTCCGACGCTAGGATTCTCCAACGTTCGATTGAACAAGGTTTTGAAGTCCCACGGGGTAAATATTATCTAGTAGACGCAGGATATGCTAATACCCcgaattttattgctccatataGAGGTGTCCGTTACCATTTGCAGGAGCAAGGTCGAGCGCAAACTAGACCGAGCAATTataaagaactatttaatttgcgACATGCGTCATTACGGAATCATGTTGAACGCATTATCGGCATTTTGAAGATGAGGTTCCCAATCCTTAAAGTAGCAACTTTCCACCCAATAGACTCTCAAACTGATATAGTGGTTGCTGCTTGTATGTTGCATAACTTCATCCGTATACATAATGGTACAGATGTTGTTGAGGATTTCGATAATGAAGCCGAAGAAACAATTGTTCCTAATGGAGATGAGTCATACGGAGAGGATGTTGACACCATGAACTTTGAGCGAACTGCAGGTGCtcgtaaaagagatgaaatagcaatgcaaatgtggaatgattattgTAGCTACCGCGAGCTTGATCATAGGTGtggtttttcataaaaattgtttattatcTATTGTATCAGCAAAGCACTTTTAGATGAATGAATCTTGTGTCTTGTTCGAAACCATTGCCTATAATGAAATAGCATTATAGAGTATATTACAAGACAAAAGGATACTTATTAACAAATTCACGCAAAACAAAAACCTACAATCAATATTACACATAATGAAAAGATCTCCATAACAACTTTCACAAGTTCAAGATTACAAGTTCATAATCAAAACAAGTTCATGGGAAAAAAATTGTgcttatgaaaacattcaagttcaggataaCAAGTTCATAATCATCTTCTACTCAATTTTAGAGAACATCATTTTGAGCCATGGCACTTTATGATCTTCTTGAAGACATAAGAAGAGTTCACGATAACTCTtatctttaatgaaaatttgggtAGCTTTGAACATTTCTTCTTCAGTGAAAATGCCACTCATTTCATTAAACACCTTCATGCAATCTTCTATTGTGTGTTTTTCCACTACTTGAGTGCCCTTGAGAACTTCAAGATATTCTTTGTTCTCGCGCTCTCGAAATGCAATGTATTTATCCATATTGAATGATGTTTCTTGCGGCTTTTTCCCTTTTcgttccctttttcttctgtgtccatcttgatctcttagtccCCGTAGaatttcattgcttgaactttgaGTGTGAGGATTCCGTGGTTGAGAACTAGGCGGTTCCACTTGCATGATATCATCATCCCCGGCCTCGTGTGCGGTGATTGTTGCCTTGAATCGTTTGGAGTAAAGACACTTGGAGTTGGGGTGTGCAATCGGTGATTGGGAgatatcttcataatcttctataCCACGAGATCGTTTGCCTTCAAAGATACCTCCCTACATTTTACACATATAAGTTGTTAGTGAAGTACAagtttataaatgtaaaaatattaaaaaaatatatgcttaCCCTCATAAACCTCCCGCAATGCCATAAAATATGGAAACGGTCTAGTATGCCACTTCCTTGCATCTCTATTCCTCCTGTTTGATTTTTTCAAATCGGATGGTTGTAATTAATGAAACAAGTCATTATGTATGTACATACCTCTAGTAGTGGTGCCCGGACATCATCGGGGAGCGGACACAATATGTCTTTCATAATCCCATCCGAACCCACTTAATTCAGAAAACCCTTTTAGAAGcttgtatgtttttttcaagTCTTGCTCTAATGCTTTGACTTGGCTTGTGGTGATGCTTGGATTGGAAAACTTGGTTATCATGTCACGCATCGATCTTGTTCCATGCCTCTTTTGTCCATCCATTTTTGTGAACGAGTACGCAGGGAGTATTATACTCACACAATAACTTTACTAGGTAAGCCTTGTGCATTTTCATTCCACTTTGCCCTAGCTTCATGTCTTCCTTCACTTGCCACACCTTCACTTGCCATACCTTCACTTGCCATAAGCACTGTAAAATATAATGGTTCATACTCAGATTTTTTGGTAGAAACCGTCACACATATAATTGAATTTGTATTACATTTTGGGAAGAATTTGGGTGGTCCATGTATGTTAGCagtaaatgaaatatatttttgaaaattacaaaactgctatttaaaaaaacgaaaaagaaaaaaagaaaaaaatttaagggaAGCAACATATATGTAACAggatatatgtgtgtgtgtatattggCTTTTAACTACCAGATATCTTTAGTGTATGTACCCTTTTGAATTTATACTTTcaaaagggttagggtttgggatGAGGATGGAGGAGAGGGACGTCGCCAGAAATCTTTAGTGTATGTACCCTTTTGAATTTAtactttcattaaaaataaaaataacaataaaaaattacctATCAAAAAAACAAGCTCGCCTAATTTTTTTCCCGGACTCTACACTTGGTGACCTGATGGGTCAACTTCGGGTCCCAAACTTCTCGTTGATTTAGTAAAAACACAGGCATTTAACATGCACAGATAACTATTAGTTAATTAAACAAGTAACAGGTGCAATTCATATTTCTGAGTTTTTGTTATACACTAACAATacaagaattaaacaaaacCACACAAATGAATTTGATCCAAAGTGCACACCATCAACAGCGATTTTTGAATTTCCAAGGATATAttgagaatatataaaaatttgtgtCGTTAAGTTTATGTTCACAATAGAACAAATTGTCAACTTGTCCCACACCATCACCTTCACTTCAAGATTCTTTAATTTATAAGTTCTactgttaattaaattgaataataacaataaccaTATTCCATAATATTCAAACTCTAATTTGCAACTAGTCTATATCCAATcaagttaattaaatttatatactcATCCATAGAACCCCAAAATATCACTTGGTTGTTGGAAATGACACACAAAGCAATGGAAATTAGATATCAAAGGTTCAATGATATCTTTTGAAGAAGTATAGCATTAACTTACTAATAACAGAATTTGTTGAAACTTTTTGCAATAATGGTCAAGAAATAGCAGTTTTTGAAATCGGCAAATGCAAAACAGTCATAAAATTTCAACTAAAGAGATCAACGACCCGAGACAAAATTAGTTCAAAGACACTTCACTCCAAGTAGGGTCCCTTGTTGAGCAAAGCAATAAAACATGCATTCTCTAGGCTACAAATTCTTAAATGGCTCTCACATACAGAAAATGAAGGTGATAGAATTCACTTCCTGTCtcagaaaaaattattttattttactgtttTTGCAATAAAAGCCTTGTgggcatttattttttaaattaggtTCATACACAAAGCAACATTATGACAGATCTCTGTTCGTTGACTCCCAAATCTCAGAGGAAATTCAcagatctagggtttcataTAACCAAAAACATCATTTGTTttcaaacaaggaaaaaaatcagCAATTAATACAAgaaactagttttttttaatttattaatgataaatataaccATACTTTGGGCACACAAATTCCCATCTTATATACTCTCTTTAAAGACTTAAaagtaatacaaaattaaatttatatatacatggtTGTCAGAAACTAAGATTCACACTCGTATTGCAAGCATCTGGCATCTGTTGAAAACACTCAAT is a window encoding:
- the LOC120257407 gene encoding uncharacterized protein LOC120257407, which encodes MVACDFDLRFVYVRAGWEGSASDARILQRSIEQGFEVPRGKYYLVDAGYANTPNFIAPYRGVRYHLQEQGRAQTRPSNYKELFNLRHASLRNHVERIIGILKMRFPILKVATFHPIDSQTDIVVAACMLHNFIRIHNGTDVVEDFDNEAEETIVPNGDESYGEDVDTMNFERTAGARKRDEIAMQMWNDYCSYRELDHRCGFS